In the Hordeum vulgare subsp. vulgare chromosome 7H, MorexV3_pseudomolecules_assembly, whole genome shotgun sequence genome, one interval contains:
- the LOC123413184 gene encoding uncharacterized protein LOC123413184 encodes MAPLRDRITTIAGGDQEKIARLTEILSWFDSDWEVSASMKEMAKYLRESERDEIYSRDGVQRDSIQSIEFLLWAMEQTDSEDRMVRRRWWAYRSRIEHPEDDPTITYAVPFMRVSFQVVPP; translated from the coding sequence ATGGCGCCGCTCCGCGATAGAATCACGACCATCGCCGGCGGCGACCAGGAGAAGATAGCCAGGTTGACAGAGATCCTTTCCTGGTTTGACAGCGACTGGGAGGTGTCGGCATCGATGAAGGAAATGGCCAAGTATCTCAGAGAAAGCGAGAGGGATGAGATCTATTCCCGAGATGGAGTCCAGCGGGACTCCATCCAGTCCATCGAGTTTCTCCTCTGGGCGATGGAGCAGACGGACTCGGAGGACCGGATGGTCAGGCGCAGGTGGTGGGCGTACAGATCCAGGATCGAGCATCCAGAGGATGACCCCACCATCACATACGCGGTGCCGTTCATGAGGGTGTCGTTCCAGGTGGTGCCACCGTAG